Proteins encoded within one genomic window of Macrotis lagotis isolate mMagLag1 chromosome 3, bilby.v1.9.chrom.fasta, whole genome shotgun sequence:
- the LOC141518228 gene encoding uncharacterized protein LOC141518228 — MNHGSSSDYYLSSGSDETGTTQATVLHSGSQVSQLGRQSGVHCPGSRNKRRDARCRKWIEECVNSHSFTQASSARDPTQEADREGDGDEEAEDGNEEAGDDGEGDSSTWWLQLSSREGFYCSPSISLSSHPPRTSQIEAFSQQWPYRLALVLDVAAGLTLLLLLGEEDSETLLLPLFIFMLYLLLTLPLATVIGGWWGPERQPASQI; from the exons ATGAACCACGGGTCAAGCTCCGATTACTACCTCTCGTCGGGGTCCGACGAGACCGGCACCACCCAGGCTACTGTGCTCCACAGTGG GTCCCAGGTTTCCCAGTTGGGGCGTCAGTCGGGAGTACACTGCCCCGGCTCTCGGAACAAGAGGAGGGATGCTCGGTGTCGGAAATGGATTGAAGAGTGTGTGAACTCGCACTCCTTCACGCAAGCCAGCAGTGCTCGGGACCCGACCCAAGAGGCGGACCGAGAAGGGGATGGGGACGAGGAGGCGGAGGACGGGAATGAGGAGGCAGGGGATGATGGCGAAGGTGACAGCTCCACGTGGTGGCTTCAGCTCTCCAGCCGAGAAGGCTTCTACTGTTCCCCGAGcatctccctttcctcccatcccccTAGAACTTCGCAAATTGAGGCTTTCAGTCAGCAGTGGCCTTATCGTTTGGCACTGGTCCTGGACGTGGCCGCCGGACTGACCTTGCTCTTACTGCTGGGAGAAGAGGACTCGGAGACGCTGCTACTGCCCTTGTTCATCTTTATGCTTTACCTCCTGCTCACCCTGCCCCTGGCCACGGTGATAGGTGGCTGGTGGGGGCCTGAAAGGCAGCCAGCCAGTCAGATTTAA